CCAGAAGTTCGTCGTATCTCGTCTCGCTGTGTCGCAGGTGAGCGGTCACTGCTAGACGCACTGCCTGCTCATCCAATGCCTTGGCAAAGGCAGACCGTCCAATTCGTCCGCTGTATTTGAGGCAGGCGTGCTCCGCTATTTCTCGTTCGCTCCCGGCTGGGCAGCCGGGGAATAGTTCTCTTACTCGTGCAGCGAACTGATCCAAATACCGACGGTCCAATTCTTCTCTGCGGGTGGCCGCCCTCTTTCTCCGTAGCTCCCTAAGGTCCTCATCGCCGAGACACTCTTCTTCCGCTTTCTCCAACGCCTGCGCATCGACCAGCAGTCCCTGGC
This window of the Deltaproteobacteria bacterium genome carries:
- a CDS encoding DUF2293 domain-containing protein, with protein sequence MTRRARKHSRLSAVVLKWSRARKRYERQGLLVDAQALEKAEEECLGDEDLRELRRKRAATRREELDRRYLDQFAARVRELFPGCPAGSEREIAEHACLKYSGRIGRSAFAKALDEQAVRLAVTAHLRHSETRYDELLAKGYDRWEARAAVEETIARILQKWEAPSRRPVKTGRTGNWKRET